The Thermomicrobiales bacterium sequence TCCGGTGACGAGCTCGAGCGTGACGTTCGCCATCATGGAACGGATCGCAAACGAGCGGTCGGTTGCCGGCTAACGGTTCTCGCTCGACTGCAGGAGCCGCAGCGCAAGCTCATGGAGCTCGTTACGATGCTGCACCTGAGAGCTCCAGCGTTCTGGAATCGCCGCATATCCGTAGCGGGCGCCTGCCAGCGCGCCGGTGACGGCGCCGGTCGTGTCCGTGTCTCCACCCAGGCCGACAGCGGTGACAACGGCTTCTTCGAAGGTGTCGGTTTGCGAAAGCGACCAATAGGCCGCGCCGAGCGTGTCCAGCACGAATCCACCCGACCTCGTCTCGTCGCGGGTTGCCGATTGCGCATGCGCGATGGAGGCGACCACCTCCGGGTCGTCGATGCCGCGCGCCGAAGCGGTGATGGCGGAATCGACGGGCGCCCCATCGAGCAAGTCGGCAATTGCCTGGTCCACGGCCACCGAGGCCCAGGTGCAAAGCGGATTCGCATGCGTGATACGGGAGACATCGATCGAAACGGAGCGCACCCGTGCGGGATTCGCGCGAAAGCGCATGGCGATCGGAGCGCAGCGCATGATGGCGCCGTTGCCGGCCGAATCGCGCGGACCGCGGCTGATGTGCGCTTGCTCGCCAGCCTCGTCCCAGGGAACCCCGCGCGCCATGCGGTCGAGCGCGTCCCTGGTGGTGTTGCCGATGTCCTTCGGCTCCGAGTTCCGCCAGGCGAGGAACCGGGCGGCCATGTCGTCCATGTTCACGTCCGGAAACGCGGCCAGCGAACGGGCGACATCCAGCGCCATCTGCGTATCGTCTGTGATTTCCCCGGGAAGAGTTCGAGCCATCCGCCCCCGATGAATTCACGCAATCCATCGGGAAAGCGTTCGTCCATCTGCGCGCGGGTATCGAACTCGACCGGGCCGCCAAGCGCATCGCCGCAGGCAAGCCCGATGAGACAGCCGAGATAGCGATCCTCGCGCGAGATCACGCGAGCTCCGGGATGAGATCGCCGTGGGCGACGATCAGCTCGTCGACCATGGCGCGAATCTGTTCCGGGTCGAGCTCGGCCGCGGTATGCGGATCGAGCAGTGCGGCCTGATAGACAGACGCGCGCGAGTGACTGAGCGCGGCGTCGACCATCATCCGTTGCGGATTGATGTTGGTCGTCATCAATGATGCAAGTTGCGGGGGAAGCGCGCCGTATGGCTGCGGGTTGAGCCCGCGCTGGTCGACGTTGCAGGCAACCTCCACCACGCAATCGGCAGGCAGGTTGTCGATCAGGCCAGCGTTTGGAACATTGCCCCAGATCGTCGAGGGTTGACCGGTGGTCATGGCGTGGATGATGAGGGTGCCATATTCGCCAGAATGCCCAGTCTGGTGGGCGAGCCGCTCTTCGAGCAGCCGGGCGCGCAGGCGGCGCTCGCTTTCGGGATCGCGCAAGCGCTCGCGCGCCAGTTTGCGCTCCCAATTGCCGCTCAGGGTCTCCCCTTTGGCGGTTTGATAGGCAGCGATCGCGTCTGGACGATCAGAAAGGAGCGCGGCGCGCATGAGCGACCAGTCGGCGATCTGATCGACGCAGCGGGCGGGATATTCGTCCAGCGGGATGTTGTATCGGTCGATCAGGTCGTCGCGCCCGTCCTTGATGAGCCAGGGCACGTATTCGCTGAGGTGCTCGCTCGATTCGGTCACGAAGTAGCCGAAGTCGCGCATGAGTGTGAATCGTGGGGCTTCCCAGGCCGGATACTGCCTGGTCTTTTCCAATGCGCGGAGCGCAGGGTACAGATCCTCGCCCTGCCGTTCGAATCGGGTGTAGAAGGCCATGTGATTGATACCAGCGCAGTCGTAGTCGATCTCCTCGGTGGGGACATCGAGGAACGACGCCAGTTCGGCGGCGGTTCCTTGCACTGAGTGACAAAGCCCGACGGTCTCGATCGAGGTTGCCTTGGTGACCGCCCACACGAGCGGCGCCATCGGGTTGACGTAATTCATCAACAACGCATCCGGGCAGGAGCGCTCCATCTCTTCGGCGATTCCGTTGAGCACCGGGATCGAGCGCAGCGCGCGCATGATGCCGCCGATACCGAGCGTATCGGCAATCGTCTGCCGCAGACCGTACTTCTTGGGAATCTCGAAATCGGTGACAGTGGCCGGTTCATATCCGCCCACCTGGAACATGGTGATGACGAAGTCGGCGTCTGCCAATGCAGGTGGGAGCGTGGTGTGCGTCGTCACCGGTCCCGTGCCGCCGAATTCCTGCTTCACCCGATTGGCAATGGCTTCGGTATCGGCGAGCCGCGCTGGGTCGATGTCCATCAAACGAAGCTCTGCGCCGCGCAGCTCAGGAAACGTGAACGTGTCGCGGATCAACGCGCGGGCAAAGACCGCGCTGCCGGCGCCGACGAGGGCGATGCGAGGGGAACCCATGAGATCAGTCCTTTCGCTGCGCGTCGATGCGCCAGGAAATCGGGTCGAGATCGAGACCGCTCGGCGTTCGCTGCCGCCGATCGGTGAAATTGAGCCAGATCGAACGATTGCCGAGCGACACCCGGCGCAGGCCATCGGGAAGTTGCAACGGTTCGATACCCACGGCGCGTAGCTCGGATACGAGCAGCTCGTCGACGAGTGATCGGCTCCATGCGCCAATGGTGAGGCACGAACCATTGCGCACGACGGCGGTCATGCCCGAAAGCGGGCCGTCGTCGTATGCGATCACAGGCTCACCCGTGATCGTCTGGTACGACTCGGCCCACATCTCTACTCGGTGGCCGCCAGCAGTGACCGAGACCATCGGTGGCATCGCGTCGAAGTTCATCATGCGGCAACCGAGGAGATCGGCCAATGGCCCCGGTTGGCCACCCGGGTGGACGTTCCCGTTCAGGTCGCGGAGCCCGGTGCGGGGTCCGAACACCATCCGTGCGTGCCGGGCTGCGCGCGCAAGGCGGGCCGTTCTGGTCCCATCGATCAGTTGAATCGCAGGAGCAACGATCAAGCGGTAACGCGCGAGATCGGCATCGGGATGCCGGATATCGACATCG is a genomic window containing:
- a CDS encoding ADP-ribosylglycohydrolase family protein, encoding MALDVARSLAAFPDVNMDDMAARFLAWRNSEPKDIGNTTRDALDRMARGVPWDEAGEQAHISRGPRDSAGNGAIMRCAPIAMRFRANPARVRSVSIDVSRITHANPLCTWASVAVDQAIADLLDGAPVDSAITASARGIDDPEVVASIAHAQSATRDETRSGGFVLDTLGAAYWSLSQTDTFEEAVVTAVGLGGDTDTTGAVTGALAGARYGYAAIPERWSSQVQHRNELHELALRLLQSSENR
- a CDS encoding ADP-ribosylglycohydrolase family protein is translated as MISREDRYLGCLIGLACGDALGGPVEFDTRAQMDERFPDGLREFIGGGWLELFPGKSQTIRRWRWMSPVRWPRFRT
- a CDS encoding alpha-glucosidase/alpha-galactosidase; translation: MGSPRIALVGAGSAVFARALIRDTFTFPELRGAELRLMDIDPARLADTEAIANRVKQEFGGTGPVTTHTTLPPALADADFVITMFQVGGYEPATVTDFEIPKKYGLRQTIADTLGIGGIMRALRSIPVLNGIAEEMERSCPDALLMNYVNPMAPLVWAVTKATSIETVGLCHSVQGTAAELASFLDVPTEEIDYDCAGINHMAFYTRFERQGEDLYPALRALEKTRQYPAWEAPRFTLMRDFGYFVTESSEHLSEYVPWLIKDGRDDLIDRYNIPLDEYPARCVDQIADWSLMRAALLSDRPDAIAAYQTAKGETLSGNWERKLARERLRDPESERRLRARLLEERLAHQTGHSGEYGTLIIHAMTTGQPSTIWGNVPNAGLIDNLPADCVVEVACNVDQRGLNPQPYGALPPQLASLMTTNINPQRMMVDAALSHSRASVYQAALLDPHTAAELDPEQIRAMVDELIVAHGDLIPELA